The Parus major isolate Abel chromosome 5, Parus_major1.1, whole genome shotgun sequence genome contains a region encoding:
- the LOC107206249 gene encoding vegetative cell wall protein gp1-like isoform X3: MGGLGGAQGGLWANGQAGPRGPQPLRRKWLLGKRGQREMVSAPQHPPCTPSTPTPGYAAPHTPALHPSNWSSPHPCTPAPFTVPTLTLCLGYPCAPPNLQPPLLGATCVPLQAGTPPTPQCHPNVPMVSPEPAGWRKAVVVTCGPVTPIRGTMGRAPQSLQCPTAMWPCLLLALALLGTVPASHPAPRQLQGVPAGETPPLYYTVVKKLRTYAKAQRYCQDVYRGQLASVHSASRNQELHKLARTYKIVISPWIGAVTSKRQAGNWESYWEDSSPWNYANWAPTQPLHIVTTCTTLSVRDGLWRSRFCLQLRPFICQY; this comes from the exons ATGGGAGGTTTAGGGGGGGCTCAAGGGGGTCTGTGGGCAAACGGCCAGGCTGGACCCAGGGGGCCACAGCCGTTGAGAAGGAAATGGCTCTTGGGCAAGCGTGGCCAGCGGGAGATGGTATCAGCACCCCAACATcccccctgcacccccagcacccccactCCAGGATATGCTGCACCCCATACACCTGCCTTGCACCCCTCAAACTGGAGCAGCCCCCACCCCTGCACCCCCGCCCCTTTCACTGTCCCAACACTCACCCTCTGCCTTGGGTACCCCTGTGCACCCCCCAACCTGCAGCCCCCCCTCCTGGGGGCCACATGTGTCCCACTGCAGGCAGGgactccccccaccccccagtGTCATCCCAACGTCCCCatggtgtccccagagccagctgggTGGCGCAAGGCTGTGGTGGTGACATGTGGCCCTGTCACCCCTATAAGGGGGACAATGGGCAGAGCTCCCCAGAGCCTCCAG TGTCCCACTGCCATGtggccctgcctgctgctcgCTCTGGCCCTCCTGGGCACTGTCCCTGCCAGCCACCCTG ccccccgcCAGCTGCAGGGGGTCCCTGCTGGTGAGACCCCCCCGCTGTATTACACCGTGGTGAAGAAGCTGCGCACCTATGCCAAAGCCCAG CGCTACTGCCAGGATGTGTACCGGGGTCAGCTGGCCTCGGTGCACAGCGCTTCCCGCAACCAGGAGCTGCACAAACTGGCACGAACCTACAAAATCGTCATCTCACCCTGGATCGGAGCTGTCACCAGCAAAAGG caggcagggaactGGGAGTCCTACTGGGAGGACTCCAGCCCCTGGAACTACGCGAACTGGGCGCCCACCCAACCCTTGCACATTGTCACCACCTGCACCACCCTCAGCGTCCGAG ATGGGCTCTGGAGAAGCCGCTTCTGCCTCCAGCTGCGCCCCTTCATCTGCCAGTACTGA
- the LOC107206249 gene encoding leucine-rich repeat extensin-like protein 5 isoform X2: MGGLGGAQGGLWANGQAGPRGPQPLRRKWLLGKRGQREMVSAPQHPPCTPSTPTPGYAAPHTPALHPSNWSSPHPCTPAPFTVPTLTLCLGYPCAPPNLQPPLLGATCVPLQAGTPPTPQCHPNVPMVSPEPAGWRKAVVVTCGPVTPIRGTMGRAPQSLQCPTAMWPCLLLALALLGTVPASHPEGPQVPVLCPAAPRQLQGVPAGETPPLYYTVVKKLRTYAKAQRYCQDVYRGQLASVHSASRNQELHKLARTYKIVISPWIGAVTSKRAGNWESYWEDSSPWNYANWAPTQPLHIVTTCTTLSVRDGLWRSRFCLQLRPFICQY; encoded by the exons ATGGGAGGTTTAGGGGGGGCTCAAGGGGGTCTGTGGGCAAACGGCCAGGCTGGACCCAGGGGGCCACAGCCGTTGAGAAGGAAATGGCTCTTGGGCAAGCGTGGCCAGCGGGAGATGGTATCAGCACCCCAACATcccccctgcacccccagcacccccactCCAGGATATGCTGCACCCCATACACCTGCCTTGCACCCCTCAAACTGGAGCAGCCCCCACCCCTGCACCCCCGCCCCTTTCACTGTCCCAACACTCACCCTCTGCCTTGGGTACCCCTGTGCACCCCCCAACCTGCAGCCCCCCCTCCTGGGGGCCACATGTGTCCCACTGCAGGCAGGgactccccccaccccccagtGTCATCCCAACGTCCCCatggtgtccccagagccagctgggTGGCGCAAGGCTGTGGTGGTGACATGTGGCCCTGTCACCCCTATAAGGGGGACAATGGGCAGAGCTCCCCAGAGCCTCCAG TGTCCCACTGCCATGtggccctgcctgctgctcgCTCTGGCCCTCCTGGGCACTGTCCCTGCCAGCCACCCTG agggacCCCAGGTACCTgtcctctgccctgcagccccccgcCAGCTGCAGGGGGTCCCTGCTGGTGAGACCCCCCCGCTGTATTACACCGTGGTGAAGAAGCTGCGCACCTATGCCAAAGCCCAG CGCTACTGCCAGGATGTGTACCGGGGTCAGCTGGCCTCGGTGCACAGCGCTTCCCGCAACCAGGAGCTGCACAAACTGGCACGAACCTACAAAATCGTCATCTCACCCTGGATCGGAGCTGTCACCAGCAAAAGG gcagggaactGGGAGTCCTACTGGGAGGACTCCAGCCCCTGGAACTACGCGAACTGGGCGCCCACCCAACCCTTGCACATTGTCACCACCTGCACCACCCTCAGCGTCCGAG ATGGGCTCTGGAGAAGCCGCTTCTGCCTCCAGCTGCGCCCCTTCATCTGCCAGTACTGA
- the LOC107206249 gene encoding leucine-rich repeat extensin-like protein 5 isoform X1 — protein MGGLGGAQGGLWANGQAGPRGPQPLRRKWLLGKRGQREMVSAPQHPPCTPSTPTPGYAAPHTPALHPSNWSSPHPCTPAPFTVPTLTLCLGYPCAPPNLQPPLLGATCVPLQAGTPPTPQCHPNVPMVSPEPAGWRKAVVVTCGPVTPIRGTMGRAPQSLQCPTAMWPCLLLALALLGTVPASHPEGPQVPVLCPAAPRQLQGVPAGETPPLYYTVVKKLRTYAKAQRYCQDVYRGQLASVHSASRNQELHKLARTYKIVISPWIGAVTSKRQAGNWESYWEDSSPWNYANWAPTQPLHIVTTCTTLSVRDGLWRSRFCLQLRPFICQY, from the exons ATGGGAGGTTTAGGGGGGGCTCAAGGGGGTCTGTGGGCAAACGGCCAGGCTGGACCCAGGGGGCCACAGCCGTTGAGAAGGAAATGGCTCTTGGGCAAGCGTGGCCAGCGGGAGATGGTATCAGCACCCCAACATcccccctgcacccccagcacccccactCCAGGATATGCTGCACCCCATACACCTGCCTTGCACCCCTCAAACTGGAGCAGCCCCCACCCCTGCACCCCCGCCCCTTTCACTGTCCCAACACTCACCCTCTGCCTTGGGTACCCCTGTGCACCCCCCAACCTGCAGCCCCCCCTCCTGGGGGCCACATGTGTCCCACTGCAGGCAGGgactccccccaccccccagtGTCATCCCAACGTCCCCatggtgtccccagagccagctgggTGGCGCAAGGCTGTGGTGGTGACATGTGGCCCTGTCACCCCTATAAGGGGGACAATGGGCAGAGCTCCCCAGAGCCTCCAG TGTCCCACTGCCATGtggccctgcctgctgctcgCTCTGGCCCTCCTGGGCACTGTCCCTGCCAGCCACCCTG agggacCCCAGGTACCTgtcctctgccctgcagccccccgcCAGCTGCAGGGGGTCCCTGCTGGTGAGACCCCCCCGCTGTATTACACCGTGGTGAAGAAGCTGCGCACCTATGCCAAAGCCCAG CGCTACTGCCAGGATGTGTACCGGGGTCAGCTGGCCTCGGTGCACAGCGCTTCCCGCAACCAGGAGCTGCACAAACTGGCACGAACCTACAAAATCGTCATCTCACCCTGGATCGGAGCTGTCACCAGCAAAAGG caggcagggaactGGGAGTCCTACTGGGAGGACTCCAGCCCCTGGAACTACGCGAACTGGGCGCCCACCCAACCCTTGCACATTGTCACCACCTGCACCACCCTCAGCGTCCGAG ATGGGCTCTGGAGAAGCCGCTTCTGCCTCCAGCTGCGCCCCTTCATCTGCCAGTACTGA
- the LOC107206249 gene encoding proteoglycan 3-like isoform X4, translated as MWPCLLLALALLGTVPASHPEGPQVPVLCPAAPRQLQGVPAGETPPLYYTVVKKLRTYAKAQRYCQDVYRGQLASVHSASRNQELHKLARTYKIVISPWIGAVTSKRQAGNWESYWEDSSPWNYANWAPTQPLHIVTTCTTLSVRDGLWRSRFCLQLRPFICQY; from the exons ATGtggccctgcctgctgctcgCTCTGGCCCTCCTGGGCACTGTCCCTGCCAGCCACCCTG agggacCCCAGGTACCTgtcctctgccctgcagccccccgcCAGCTGCAGGGGGTCCCTGCTGGTGAGACCCCCCCGCTGTATTACACCGTGGTGAAGAAGCTGCGCACCTATGCCAAAGCCCAG CGCTACTGCCAGGATGTGTACCGGGGTCAGCTGGCCTCGGTGCACAGCGCTTCCCGCAACCAGGAGCTGCACAAACTGGCACGAACCTACAAAATCGTCATCTCACCCTGGATCGGAGCTGTCACCAGCAAAAGG caggcagggaactGGGAGTCCTACTGGGAGGACTCCAGCCCCTGGAACTACGCGAACTGGGCGCCCACCCAACCCTTGCACATTGTCACCACCTGCACCACCCTCAGCGTCCGAG ATGGGCTCTGGAGAAGCCGCTTCTGCCTCCAGCTGCGCCCCTTCATCTGCCAGTACTGA
- the LOC107206249 gene encoding proteoglycan 3-like isoform X5, translated as MWPCLLLALALLGTVPASHPAPRQLQGVPAGETPPLYYTVVKKLRTYAKAQRYCQDVYRGQLASVHSASRNQELHKLARTYKIVISPWIGAVTSKRQAGNWESYWEDSSPWNYANWAPTQPLHIVTTCTTLSVRDGLWRSRFCLQLRPFICQY; from the exons ATGtggccctgcctgctgctcgCTCTGGCCCTCCTGGGCACTGTCCCTGCCAGCCACCCTG ccccccgcCAGCTGCAGGGGGTCCCTGCTGGTGAGACCCCCCCGCTGTATTACACCGTGGTGAAGAAGCTGCGCACCTATGCCAAAGCCCAG CGCTACTGCCAGGATGTGTACCGGGGTCAGCTGGCCTCGGTGCACAGCGCTTCCCGCAACCAGGAGCTGCACAAACTGGCACGAACCTACAAAATCGTCATCTCACCCTGGATCGGAGCTGTCACCAGCAAAAGG caggcagggaactGGGAGTCCTACTGGGAGGACTCCAGCCCCTGGAACTACGCGAACTGGGCGCCCACCCAACCCTTGCACATTGTCACCACCTGCACCACCCTCAGCGTCCGAG ATGGGCTCTGGAGAAGCCGCTTCTGCCTCCAGCTGCGCCCCTTCATCTGCCAGTACTGA